The following are from one region of the Acidobacteriota bacterium genome:
- a CDS encoding PKD domain-containing protein produces the protein MTALILLFFLSLTFFKSHAQSLSDPELPRIYLDTTMPQSAGQTIYVSAGGNFQSALNSASPGDRIVLEAGATFVGNFTLPNKSGSDWIIIRSSAEVGLPAPGTRLSPTAAGLLPKLISPNAAPVIATASGAHHFRFVGIEFGLAATVNINYGLVCFGSSEQTTLEQVPHDLVLDRCYFHGNNTGDISRGVALNCVNGAIVDSYISNIHAIGFDTQAVAAWNSPGPLKVVNNYLEGAGENVLFGGADPAISGLVISDIEFKRNTLTKPLSWNPYDASFAGIRWSVKNIFELKNAQRVLIDGNVFENNWVESQNGTAILFTPRNQDGRAPWTVVQDVTFTNNIVRHTAAGVNMLGYDYINPSQQLRRIKIKNNLFVDVGGARWGGNGVLFYLLDGTADVTIDHNTAFQTRNIISADGQSHSGFVYTNNLTPHNEYGIIGSGYGPGLSTLNAYFPASTFAKNILVAGYPSLYPANNFFPATMDAVGFVDFAGENFRLASTSPYLNGGTDGKDIGADLNAVDTAIGETAPPVNLPPTVSVSASTLSGFAPLALNFSGNATDADGQIVAYIWSFGDGQSATTLSPSHTYLTEGTYRAWLTVTDNLGARASASITISVTNPPPAPTDVVLYAAESLVKVGSWQVISDSTAAGGRRLQNPDLGIAKLNTPMTKPKHYFEMTFNAQAGVPYRLWTRGKAINNSPYNDSFYVQFSGSVTLSGSPIYRIGTNDATVINLEDYLNIGLSGWGWQDNGWGIGVLGPVIYFQSTGTHTLRIQPREDGFSLDQIVLSPVNYLFVSPGTLKNDTHILPK, from the coding sequence TTGACAGCCCTTATTCTTTTATTTTTTTTAAGTCTCACATTTTTCAAAAGCCATGCCCAATCCCTGAGCGACCCGGAACTTCCCAGAATTTATCTTGATACCACGATGCCCCAGTCAGCCGGGCAAACAATTTATGTTTCCGCAGGCGGAAATTTTCAATCCGCGCTCAATTCGGCATCCCCCGGAGACCGTATCGTACTGGAAGCAGGCGCAACTTTTGTCGGCAATTTTACCCTTCCAAATAAAAGCGGTTCCGATTGGATTATCATTCGTTCTTCTGCCGAAGTCGGACTGCCTGCGCCGGGCACGCGCCTCAGTCCAACGGCTGCGGGGTTGTTGCCCAAGCTCATCAGCCCCAATGCTGCGCCGGTTATTGCTACCGCATCTGGCGCTCATCATTTTCGTTTTGTTGGCATTGAATTCGGTTTAGCGGCAACTGTAAATATAAATTATGGATTGGTGTGTTTCGGCTCCAGCGAGCAAACAACGCTAGAGCAAGTGCCGCACGATTTGGTTCTCGACCGCTGTTACTTTCATGGAAATAACACCGGCGATATTTCGCGCGGGGTGGCGCTTAATTGTGTAAACGGCGCAATTGTTGATTCCTATATTTCCAACATTCATGCAATCGGTTTTGATACCCAGGCGGTTGCCGCGTGGAACAGCCCGGGTCCTCTGAAAGTGGTGAATAATTACCTTGAAGGCGCAGGCGAAAATGTTTTATTCGGTGGCGCTGATCCAGCCATTTCCGGGCTGGTGATTTCCGATATTGAATTTAAGCGAAACACCCTGACGAAACCGCTCTCCTGGAATCCTTATGACGCAAGCTTTGCGGGCATTCGCTGGTCGGTGAAAAATATTTTTGAACTCAAAAATGCCCAACGGGTGCTTATTGATGGCAACGTTTTTGAAAACAACTGGGTGGAATCACAAAACGGCACCGCGATTTTATTTACTCCGCGCAATCAGGATGGCAGAGCGCCGTGGACGGTTGTGCAGGATGTCACCTTTACCAATAACATCGTGCGACACACAGCCGCCGGTGTGAATATGCTCGGTTATGATTATATAAATCCTTCACAACAATTGCGTCGCATTAAAATTAAAAACAACCTCTTCGTGGACGTAGGTGGAGCGCGTTGGGGCGGCAATGGCGTGCTATTTTATTTACTGGATGGAACCGCCGATGTGACCATCGACCATAACACCGCTTTTCAAACCCGCAACATCATCAGCGCCGATGGACAATCACATTCGGGGTTTGTCTATACCAATAACCTCACACCGCATAACGAATATGGCATCATCGGTTCAGGTTACGGACCCGGGCTTTCAACCCTCAATGCCTATTTCCCCGCTTCGACATTCGCAAAAAATATTCTGGTCGCCGGTTACCCGTCACTTTATCCAGCCAATAATTTTTTCCCGGCAACGATGGACGCCGTCGGTTTTGTAGACTTTGCCGGAGAAAATTTCCGACTCGCATCTACCAGTCCATACCTGAATGGCGGAACTGACGGCAAAGATATTGGCGCAGACCTCAATGCTGTCGATACGGCGATTGGTGAAACGGCACCCCCAGTTAATCTACCGCCAACCGTCAGCGTTTCAGCGTCTACGCTTTCCGGGTTCGCGCCCCTGGCGCTCAATTTTTCCGGCAATGCCACGGATGCAGATGGGCAAATCGTGGCTTACATTTGGAGCTTTGGCGATGGGCAATCGGCAACTACCCTGTCACCCTCACATACCTATTTAACCGAAGGCACCTACAGAGCATGGCTCACCGTAACCGATAACCTCGGCGCAAGGGCTTCGGCATCGATAACCATTTCGGTAACCAATCCGCCTCCTGCGCCAACCGATGTGGTGCTGTATGCTGCGGAATCCCTGGTGAAAGTTGGTTCCTGGCAAGTCATCAGCGATTCGACGGCAGCCGGCGGCAGACGTTTGCAAAACCCTGACCTCGGCATTGCAAAATTGAATACCCCGATGACCAAACCCAAGCACTATTTTGAAATGACCTTTAATGCTCAGGCTGGGGTTCCTTATCGACTGTGGACGCGCGGCAAAGCCATCAACAATTCACCATACAACGATTCGTTTTATGTGCAATTTTCAGGAAGCGTCACGCTATCCGGCTCACCGATTTATCGCATCGGCACGAATGATGCCACAGTGATCAATTTAGAAGATTATCTCAACATCGGTTTATCGGGTTGGGGCTGGCAGGATAACGGATGGGGGATTGGCGTGTTGGGTCCGGTCATTTATTTCCAATCAACCGGCACACACACCTTGCGAATTCAACCGCGTGAAGATGGCTTTTCGCTCGACCAGATTGTTTTATCGCCGGTGAATTATCTTTTTGTTTCTCCGGGCACACTTAAAAACGATACGCACATTCTGCCGAAATAA
- a CDS encoding serine/threonine-protein kinase, with protein sequence MVVRKVSGHDFAPLLYRFSLIEEIAPAYKTRQFIARENHTVEQSLVKLRVYSPTDDAEESDLLAFLLETRAAAELTHENIVYAAKPEQLEGIHFAVSEHHEATSSLREVLNRRGWLEVEEAIGIARQIAQALQYAHGKEILHLQLQPDCIWVNDIEEVTVDRFGIPATPVRPWAYERRTSGCSLSYRSPEQLTGKQPDERSDLYALGVVLYEMLTDALPFNGATPEQLKSKISLQKMPPAHLIRPEIPETLSTMISRLLSEDPAHRFSNAGLLQAELAACLEKPLAAEILPDEIFLDELSVNESVEVAEIPGSTTVARNFVRVTEDEPLSAILKEFDEKDDSVDEPFKAPDTITQTTANERTSWVFDDDSKTNLPQPLGQLPAPFDLEQPEVPSTVFAGESARSKKPLSVVLLMVGIMLIITTSVLAYKRYVKAQVETIPQVQPVDLPTQPSLDDSASPVEHQSATPPDSSNSLNGNLPSPVTVPRAASPEVVRLHQQLRRTHQAKISRNKTYKNKPKAKPRKNASRWRFLKAFRR encoded by the coding sequence ATGGTCGTGCGCAAAGTTTCAGGTCACGACTTTGCGCCACTCCTGTATCGGTTTTCGTTAATCGAAGAGATTGCGCCAGCGTATAAGACGCGCCAGTTTATTGCGCGAGAAAATCATACGGTTGAACAATCGCTGGTGAAACTGCGGGTTTATTCACCAACCGACGATGCCGAAGAGAGCGACCTACTGGCTTTCCTGCTTGAGACCCGCGCCGCGGCTGAGCTAACCCATGAAAATATCGTCTATGCAGCGAAGCCGGAACAACTCGAAGGCATCCATTTCGCGGTTTCGGAACATCACGAAGCAACAAGCAGTTTACGGGAGGTGCTCAATCGCCGGGGCTGGCTTGAGGTTGAGGAAGCCATAGGGATTGCCAGGCAAATCGCCCAAGCTTTGCAATATGCTCACGGTAAAGAAATTTTGCATTTGCAATTGCAACCCGATTGCATATGGGTAAATGACATTGAGGAAGTAACCGTTGACCGATTCGGCATCCCTGCAACGCCGGTTCGACCGTGGGCTTATGAACGACGAACATCGGGATGCAGTCTATCTTATCGCAGCCCGGAACAATTAACCGGAAAACAACCGGATGAACGCAGTGATTTATATGCTCTGGGTGTTGTGCTTTACGAGATGTTGACCGATGCTTTGCCATTTAATGGCGCAACCCCCGAACAGCTTAAATCTAAAATCAGTTTGCAAAAAATGCCTCCGGCGCATCTCATTCGCCCGGAAATTCCCGAAACCCTCTCGACGATGATTTCCAGATTACTTTCAGAAGACCCGGCACACCGCTTTTCAAATGCCGGGCTTTTACAGGCTGAATTAGCCGCCTGTCTTGAAAAGCCTCTGGCGGCAGAAATTTTGCCCGACGAAATTTTCCTGGATGAACTGTCGGTCAACGAATCTGTTGAAGTCGCTGAAATACCGGGCAGCACAACTGTTGCTCGCAATTTTGTCAGAGTCACTGAAGATGAACCGCTTTCGGCGATTCTTAAAGAGTTTGACGAAAAGGATGATTCTGTTGACGAGCCATTTAAAGCCCCCGACACCATTACACAAACAACCGCTAATGAGCGCACCTCATGGGTTTTTGATGACGACTCGAAAACCAATCTGCCGCAACCGTTAGGGCAATTGCCTGCGCCATTTGACCTGGAACAGCCCGAAGTCCCTTCTACGGTTTTTGCCGGTGAATCCGCGAGGTCGAAAAAGCCTTTATCGGTTGTTCTACTGATGGTCGGAATTATGCTGATCATTACGACATCGGTTCTGGCTTACAAACGATATGTGAAGGCGCAGGTTGAAACGATTCCCCAGGTTCAACCGGTGGATTTACCAACCCAACCATCCCTTGATGACAGTGCCTCACCGGTTGAACACCAATCGGCAACTCCACCGGATTCGAGCAATTCACTTAATGGTAATTTACCAAGCCCGGTTACGGTGCCGCGTGCCGCCAGCCCCGAAGTTGTGCGATTGCATCAACAATTGCGGCGCACCCATCAAGCCAAAATCAGCCGTAACAAAACCTATAAAAACAAACCGAAGGCGAAACCTCGCAAAAACGCTTCAAGATGGCGATTTTTGAAAGCCTTCAGGAGATAG
- a CDS encoding AAA family ATPase gives MYRDFYQLKKIPFGLTPDPKYLFKTESYLEVTANLKYGVEQSKGIVVVLGEVGTGKTTTLRSMIQQFGHDILSVYIFNPYLTVAEFFELFTDGLKLGLPRTVSKADLLNAIGRTLAIRHSKGLRTVLVVDEAHGLSNALLEEIRLLANFETNSEKLLQVILCGQPELRGLLNQPQLRQLKQRVSLRCKILPLTPPEVNKYIRFRLKTAGAERVDIFEPEAVDLIAQVSLGIPRVINNICDNALLYGYAGGHHHISREVVDEVIDVLDISANDYTNDTNDSSEKGQWENLQNAAVAVASPHR, from the coding sequence ATGTATAGAGATTTTTATCAATTAAAAAAAATTCCATTCGGGTTGACCCCAGACCCCAAATACCTTTTCAAAACCGAAAGCTATCTGGAAGTCACCGCCAATTTAAAATACGGTGTCGAACAGAGTAAAGGCATCGTCGTGGTGCTCGGCGAAGTGGGAACCGGCAAAACCACCACTTTGCGTTCGATGATTCAACAATTCGGGCACGACATTTTATCGGTCTATATTTTCAATCCTTATTTAACAGTTGCCGAATTTTTTGAACTGTTCACCGATGGTTTGAAACTCGGATTGCCGCGAACCGTTTCAAAAGCCGATTTGTTGAATGCCATTGGTCGGACGCTGGCGATTCGCCACTCAAAAGGTTTGCGCACCGTGCTCGTGGTTGACGAAGCGCATGGGCTATCAAATGCGCTGCTGGAAGAGATTCGTTTGCTTGCCAATTTTGAAACCAACAGCGAAAAACTTTTACAGGTCATTCTATGCGGTCAACCCGAATTGCGAGGATTACTCAACCAGCCGCAACTTCGTCAACTGAAACAACGGGTTTCTTTGCGCTGCAAGATACTGCCGCTCACGCCGCCGGAAGTGAATAAATATATTCGCTTTCGATTGAAAACCGCCGGAGCCGAACGAGTTGATATTTTCGAGCCGGAAGCGGTGGATTTAATCGCTCAGGTGTCTTTAGGCATTCCGCGCGTCATCAATAACATTTGTGATAATGCGTTGCTTTATGGATACGCTGGCGGGCATCACCACATTAGTCGGGAAGTGGTTGATGAAGTCATCGACGTGCTGGATATTTCCGCGAATGATTACACCAACGATACAAACGATTCATCAGAAAAAGGGCAATGGGAAAATCTACAAAACGCTGCCGTAGCAGTTGCCAGCCCACACCGTTAG
- a CDS encoding glycosyltransferase family 2 protein — MKFSIIIPTYNRAEDLRATLQSLAALVSDEPWELLVVDNNSTDDTRPVVLDAAKNFPVALHYLFEKEQGRCAALNCGIKAARGEIILTTDDDVRVEKDWLQQAAGALDELKCDFVGGKVLPIWGGKRPQWLPDHPGRPWSVIALLDYGNAPREFDQSHVPLGVNLAFRRECFARAGLWDNRMGRKAGTLLGQEVREWGLRARAAGLQGFYAPGMVIHHIIAAERLTRRYFRRWFYWNGISRARLYEQGRFNMESPEDRSLDFSKVPHIAGVPRYMFRSYCKRLKKMLMAYLQRDVEMSFEQQLELCFFAGVIRQRWKDRRGERLPTKPNVAEIR; from the coding sequence ATGAAATTTTCGATCATTATCCCAACTTACAATCGTGCAGAAGATTTACGCGCTACGCTGCAAAGCCTTGCCGCGTTGGTATCCGATGAACCCTGGGAATTGCTCGTAGTGGATAATAACTCAACCGATGATACGCGCCCGGTGGTTCTCGATGCCGCAAAAAATTTTCCCGTTGCATTGCACTATTTATTTGAAAAAGAGCAGGGCAGATGCGCGGCACTAAATTGCGGAATTAAGGCGGCGCGCGGCGAAATTATCCTGACCACGGATGATGATGTGCGTGTCGAAAAAGACTGGTTACAGCAGGCTGCGGGTGCGCTTGATGAACTGAAATGTGATTTTGTCGGCGGCAAGGTTTTACCCATCTGGGGCGGCAAGCGCCCACAGTGGTTGCCTGACCATCCCGGTCGCCCCTGGTCGGTCATCGCGCTTCTCGATTATGGCAATGCCCCGCGTGAATTTGATCAAAGCCATGTGCCGCTCGGTGTCAACCTGGCTTTTCGTCGCGAGTGTTTTGCTCGCGCAGGACTTTGGGATAACCGCATGGGGCGCAAAGCCGGAACCCTGCTCGGACAGGAGGTTCGCGAATGGGGATTGCGGGCGCGCGCCGCGGGACTTCAGGGTTTTTATGCGCCGGGAATGGTGATTCATCACATTATTGCCGCCGAACGTTTAACCAGGCGTTACTTTCGCCGATGGTTTTACTGGAACGGCATCAGCCGCGCCCGGCTTTACGAACAGGGACGTTTCAACATGGAATCACCGGAAGACCGTTCACTCGATTTTTCCAAAGTTCCGCACATCGCAGGCGTCCCGCGTTATATGTTTCGCTCGTATTGCAAACGCCTGAAAAAGATGCTGATGGCTTATCTGCAACGGGATGTTGAGATGAGTTTTGAACAGCAGTTGGAACTCTGTTTTTTTGCCGGAGTGATTCGCCAACGCTGGAAAGACCGACGCGGCGAAAGGCTACCGACGAAACCCAATGTCGCTGAAATTCGTTGA
- a CDS encoding phosphocholine cytidylyltransferase family protein: MRGIILAAGKGIRLNGTTGNTPKCLLEIGDCTLLERQMQTLKSCGIRDITVVVGYQSERVRKFCEPETRIVENSIYEKTNSLFSLWLAREYLSDGFVVLNSDVLFHPRLLTNLLESSYKNALLMEPVNRLEMLLGDEEMKVKVEGERVIEINKTMKPDEADGENLGIVKFGKSDAPVLVNIMDALISGGCLRDWAPRAFGEFATMRHLNVIGTAGLPWIEIDYPEDYQKALHEILPNIETIKPASQTGKLITVGHQARVAEIYS; encoded by the coding sequence ATGAGAGGCATCATACTGGCTGCGGGAAAAGGCATACGCCTGAATGGCACCACCGGCAACACCCCGAAATGTTTACTGGAAATCGGTGATTGCACGCTGTTGGAAAGGCAAATGCAAACGCTGAAATCTTGCGGCATCCGCGACATCACTGTAGTTGTCGGCTATCAAAGCGAACGGGTTCGCAAATTTTGTGAGCCGGAAACCCGGATTGTCGAAAATAGTATTTATGAAAAAACCAACAGCCTGTTTTCGCTCTGGCTGGCTCGCGAATACCTTTCAGATGGCTTCGTGGTACTCAATTCCGATGTCTTGTTTCACCCGCGATTGCTCACCAATTTGCTGGAATCGTCTTACAAAAATGCGCTATTGATGGAACCGGTCAATCGTTTGGAAATGCTGCTTGGCGATGAAGAGATGAAGGTCAAAGTAGAAGGCGAGCGAGTAATCGAGATTAATAAAACGATGAAGCCTGACGAAGCCGATGGCGAAAATCTCGGCATCGTAAAATTCGGAAAATCCGATGCGCCGGTTCTGGTCAATATCATGGATGCGTTAATTTCAGGCGGATGTCTGCGCGATTGGGCACCCCGCGCCTTTGGTGAATTTGCAACCATGCGCCATTTAAATGTCATCGGCACCGCAGGGCTTCCCTGGATTGAGATTGATTACCCGGAAGACTATCAAAAAGCCTTGCATGAAATTTTGCCCAACATCGAAACGATTAAACCGGCAAGCCAAACCGGCAAGCTGATAACCGTTGGACATCAAGCAAGGGTCGCGGAAATTTATTCTTAA
- a CDS encoding CDP-glycerol glycerophosphotransferase family protein, which yields MNLATVFKSIRQVDEKWQRLRHPDSRAVLVDSRTPMNYAIVAPIHRAMRKDKRIRFYFTSSENPRNCKEIYKDVCAEVRTIQPTLAAFLKFDAYLTADQLWVKLPRGTRRIQMFHGVAGKYGHVYDSPVQSMRHWHRLFFINQRRLNNYQNSGALDRNSESAKLIGMPKLDCLIDGSLERDSLLTSFDLDASRRSVLYAPTWSPYSSVNAFGVELVQKLCEAGYNVIVKLHDRSRESDYRHSGGIDWGLRLQPILKKYNGHLAENSDACPYLAAADVLITDHSSVGFEYLLLNRPVVRIEMPELIARTNIHQDYVRMLEAVSISVRDVPEALKAVEQGFAAPEQKAKERQRVAEELFYLPGSATARAVKELYNVIELDALMN from the coding sequence ATGAATTTAGCCACGGTTTTTAAATCTATCCGGCAGGTTGATGAAAAGTGGCAACGCCTGCGCCATCCTGATAGCCGGGCGGTGCTTGTCGATTCGCGCACGCCCATGAATTACGCCATCGTTGCGCCGATTCATCGGGCGATGCGAAAAGATAAACGCATCCGCTTTTATTTCACGTCGAGCGAAAACCCCCGCAACTGTAAAGAAATTTATAAAGACGTGTGTGCAGAGGTGCGAACCATTCAACCGACGCTTGCGGCATTCCTGAAATTTGATGCTTATCTGACTGCCGATCAATTGTGGGTGAAATTGCCGCGTGGCACCCGCCGCATTCAGATGTTTCATGGCGTAGCCGGTAAATATGGGCATGTTTACGATTCGCCGGTTCAATCAATGCGCCATTGGCATCGGCTGTTTTTTATCAATCAACGACGCTTGAACAATTATCAAAACAGCGGGGCGCTGGATCGAAACAGCGAGTCTGCCAAATTGATTGGCATGCCCAAACTCGATTGTCTGATTGACGGGTCTTTAGAGCGCGATAGTTTATTGACTTCATTTGACCTGGATGCCTCGCGGCGAAGTGTGTTGTATGCGCCAACCTGGTCGCCTTACTCTTCGGTAAATGCATTTGGGGTTGAGCTGGTTCAGAAACTATGTGAAGCCGGTTATAACGTGATAGTAAAACTTCATGACCGCTCACGCGAAAGCGATTACAGACATTCAGGCGGAATAGATTGGGGCTTACGTCTACAACCCATCTTAAAAAAATATAACGGGCATCTGGCTGAAAACAGTGATGCCTGCCCCTATCTTGCCGCAGCCGATGTATTGATAACCGACCACAGTTCCGTAGGCTTTGAATACCTTTTATTGAATCGTCCGGTGGTACGCATTGAAATGCCCGAATTGATTGCCCGAACCAACATTCATCAGGATTATGTGCGGATGCTGGAAGCGGTCTCCATCAGTGTGCGCGATGTGCCGGAAGCCCTGAAAGCGGTTGAGCAAGGGTTCGCAGCACCTGAGCAGAAGGCGAAAGAGCGGCAGCGTGTGGCTGAAGAACTTTTTTATCTTCCGGGTTCCGCGACGGCTCGTGCCGTAAAAGAACTTTACAACGTCATTGAACTCGACGCCTTGATGAATTGA
- a CDS encoding FkbM family methyltransferase: MNKIATAMRVYRSQGFKGVILVYPQKIRRWLFENDHWWAGKLIELKGNTAMLDGCIFDLHSPLISTSVKSQFLLNRYEKNERKLLKLYFNPELPVIELGAAVGVMSCLTNKRLVNPHHHIVVEANADLLPLLEINRLLNGCSFRVIHRAIAYGRKQVLFKQKANFLASSVQAINGNPLSVSTITLKEILDEQQFELCTLICDIEGGERDLINYEIETLKERVKTIILEVHEWSLGKDAVNQTLLKLQRNGFKHLVELGINHVFENEHLLI; encoded by the coding sequence ATGAATAAAATTGCAACAGCAATGCGGGTTTATCGCTCGCAAGGTTTTAAAGGAGTAATTCTGGTTTATCCGCAAAAAATCCGCAGGTGGCTTTTTGAAAACGATCATTGGTGGGCAGGCAAACTCATCGAACTGAAGGGCAACACGGCAATGCTGGATGGCTGTATCTTCGACCTTCACAGCCCGTTGATTTCAACCAGCGTAAAGAGCCAGTTTCTTTTGAATCGTTATGAAAAAAATGAGCGGAAATTATTAAAGCTTTATTTCAACCCTGAACTTCCGGTCATCGAACTCGGCGCTGCGGTTGGCGTGATGTCTTGTTTGACCAATAAAAGACTGGTGAATCCCCATCACCATATTGTCGTTGAAGCAAACGCCGACCTCTTGCCTTTACTGGAAATCAATCGCTTGTTAAATGGTTGCAGTTTCAGGGTTATCCACAGAGCCATCGCTTATGGTCGTAAACAGGTATTGTTTAAACAGAAAGCCAATTTTCTGGCGAGCAGTGTTCAAGCCATCAATGGAAACCCGCTCAGCGTTTCGACCATTACGCTGAAAGAAATTCTCGATGAACAGCAGTTTGAACTGTGTACCTTGATTTGCGATATCGAAGGCGGAGAAAGAGATTTGATTAATTACGAAATTGAAACCTTAAAAGAGCGCGTGAAAACCATCATCCTCGAAGTTCACGAATGGTCACTGGGAAAAGACGCAGTAAATCAGACCCTTTTAAAATTGCAGCGCAACGGCTTCAAACACCTTGTTGAACTGGGCATCAATCATGTGTTTGAGAATGAGCATTTGTTAATCTGA